The Candidatus Uhrbacteria bacterium CG10_big_fil_rev_8_21_14_0_10_50_16 genome window below encodes:
- a CDS encoding 30S ribosomal protein S15, translating into MLTKKQKENIISKFATHKSDTGSPQVQVAILTSEIKDLTGHLRTHKKDHSSRRGLIRKVNERRRLLKYLEREDLKAHKKLKEALKLK; encoded by the coding sequence ATGCTTACAAAGAAGCAAAAGGAGAATATTATTAGCAAATTTGCTACCCACAAGAGTGACACGGGGTCACCACAGGTGCAGGTTGCGATTCTTACCTCCGAGATCAAAGATCTTACGGGTCACTTGCGAACACACAAAAAGGACCACTCATCCCGACGCGGACTCATCCGCAAGGTAAATGAGCGTCGCCGTTTGCTCAAATACTTGGAGCGAGAGGACCTCAAGGCCCACAAAAAGTTAAAAGAAGCGTTGAAGTTGAAGTAA